Proteins co-encoded in one Streptomyces sp. NBC_01283 genomic window:
- a CDS encoding DegT/DnrJ/EryC1/StrS family aminotransferase has translation MLRAAGVGAGDEVIVPAFGNVEIAEAVVLAGAVPVFADIDRASYCLDPDAVTAAVTSRTAAVAVVHRFGHPADVRRLRDVGQRHGILVLEQGESDAPFDELAQRRAHAMYLSGGLSGVVTPDGVEGHSYQQYVVRVPGNGRPDRDAFARSVRARGIDCRVPVKTPVHRTPKFWRDVSLPETERAADETLTLPVGASLSRRELQRVVSACNALGGLLQPAF, from the coding sequence ATGTTGCGAGCCGCAGGAGTCGGCGCCGGTGACGAGGTCATCGTGCCGGCGTTCGGAAACGTCGAGATCGCCGAGGCCGTGGTCCTGGCCGGGGCCGTGCCCGTGTTCGCGGACATAGATCGGGCGTCGTACTGCCTCGATCCTGATGCGGTGACCGCCGCCGTCACCTCCCGTACGGCTGCCGTGGCCGTCGTGCACCGCTTCGGGCACCCGGCCGACGTCAGGCGGCTTCGGGACGTCGGGCAGCGGCACGGCATTCTCGTACTGGAACAGGGCGAGTCGGACGCCCCGTTCGACGAGCTCGCGCAGCGTCGGGCGCACGCGATGTATCTCAGCGGAGGATTGAGCGGTGTCGTCACCCCTGACGGGGTCGAGGGGCACAGCTATCAGCAGTACGTCGTGCGGGTGCCCGGCAACGGCCGGCCTGACCGGGACGCCTTCGCGCGGTCCGTGCGGGCCAGGGGAATCGACTGCCGGGTGCCGGTGAAGACGCCCGTACACCGCACGCCGAAGTTCTGGCGGGACGTATCCCTCCCGGAGACCGAGCGTGCCGCGGACGAGACGCTGACATTGCCCGTCGGCGCTTCCCTGTCGCGGCGTGAACTGCAGCGGGTCGTCTCCGCGTGCAACGCTCTCGGTGGGCTGCTGCAACCCGCGTTCTGA
- a CDS encoding SpoIIE family protein phosphatase, which translates to MVGDLGVDTRTRSSVITARAAATFDPVGRSVATARSFVRDTLQGWGFTDIVDDAVVLTSELVTNAVVHAGTAADVLCLRSEDAVRIEVSDHYPEREIPLQQSAASMGSPDREGGRGLQLCAALATRWGVDYSPTHKQVWFQLDLPDRSVGTRAAGPALPAELLPLTDGRVRVAVVQIDRVGAISAWNEDAEELFGYVAEQVTGKPLTDFAAWPHTPGTSTGIVEALQLSRWEGSYGIRGSDGRVTPVYASHLRVRDTDGEPSTVCLLVRDDERAVLQTPLRGPAPEPGALTESHTADPFEVFIGSPAPDDLDGLLQRTVERARDMLDGDAAFLLLATDDETELEVRASTGLPSARQRFARVPVEAGPGRYGSARMPAVHEDLTVVPGAVPLLSGTGMRSVVTVPLKVEGRLTGSLGVAAEAPDRYSNEEALRLQFAADRIALAVESARLGELERLRRGSLSFLVEASDLLAGTLDRDQTLALMAQMTVPTLATWCAVYTIADQSSEPYLSYVLHEDEERIDGLKALLSKIAPPDPVPTPGARVWAAPSEAAHQAALRTSMRSLGLGEPMSLGSGIGTTLSTASAVGGETVVLPLVARNRVIGMLTLGKPSDEHFRQEILELAEDLSRRAALALDNARLYSERMAISQSLQRSLLPPGLPQIPGVEVEVIYRAAGEGNEVGGDFYDLFPIRDGAYGFAIGDVCGTGPEAAAVTGLARHALRLLAREGFGGPAVLERLNAAILDEGARSRFLTLLYGELWPQEDGSAVLKIVCAGHPLPLRLRQDGTVEPYAEPQPLLGVMEDLELYEQTMTLDPGDVLLCVTDGVTERREGTRMLGDDGLADVLTTCTGLTAGAVAARIMRAVERFATDAPSDDMAILAMRVPGLQKD; encoded by the coding sequence ATGGTGGGAGATCTGGGCGTCGATACTCGTACGAGGAGTTCTGTGATCACCGCGCGCGCGGCTGCGACTTTCGACCCCGTCGGGCGTTCCGTCGCGACGGCCCGCTCCTTTGTCCGCGACACCCTCCAGGGCTGGGGGTTCACGGACATCGTCGACGACGCGGTCGTCCTCACCAGCGAGCTGGTCACGAACGCCGTGGTGCACGCCGGGACCGCCGCCGACGTCCTCTGCCTGCGCAGCGAGGACGCCGTACGCATCGAGGTCTCCGACCACTATCCGGAACGTGAGATTCCACTCCAGCAGTCCGCGGCGAGCATGGGCAGCCCCGACCGCGAGGGAGGCCGCGGCCTCCAGCTGTGCGCGGCGCTCGCCACCCGCTGGGGCGTCGACTACTCCCCCACCCACAAACAGGTCTGGTTCCAACTCGACCTCCCCGACCGCTCGGTGGGCACCCGCGCGGCCGGCCCCGCCCTCCCCGCCGAACTCCTCCCGCTCACCGACGGCAGAGTCCGCGTCGCCGTGGTCCAGATCGATCGCGTGGGCGCGATCTCCGCCTGGAACGAAGACGCCGAAGAGCTCTTCGGGTACGTCGCGGAACAGGTCACCGGGAAACCGCTGACCGACTTCGCCGCCTGGCCGCACACCCCGGGCACCAGTACGGGCATCGTGGAAGCGCTCCAACTCTCCCGCTGGGAGGGCAGTTACGGCATCCGCGGCTCCGACGGCCGCGTGACCCCCGTCTACGCCTCGCACCTGCGCGTCCGCGACACCGACGGCGAGCCCTCCACGGTCTGCCTGCTCGTCCGCGACGACGAGCGCGCCGTCCTGCAGACCCCGCTGCGCGGCCCCGCCCCCGAGCCCGGCGCCCTCACCGAGTCGCACACCGCGGACCCCTTCGAGGTCTTCATCGGCTCCCCGGCGCCGGACGACCTCGACGGTCTGCTCCAGCGCACGGTCGAACGCGCCCGCGACATGCTCGACGGCGACGCCGCCTTCCTGCTCCTCGCCACGGACGACGAGACGGAACTGGAGGTCCGTGCCTCCACAGGCCTGCCCTCCGCCCGCCAGCGCTTCGCCCGCGTCCCCGTGGAGGCAGGACCCGGACGGTACGGCTCCGCCCGCATGCCGGCCGTACACGAGGACCTCACGGTCGTCCCCGGCGCCGTCCCCCTCCTCAGCGGCACGGGCATGCGCTCCGTCGTCACGGTCCCGCTGAAGGTCGAGGGCCGCCTCACGGGCTCCCTGGGTGTCGCAGCCGAAGCCCCCGACCGGTACTCGAACGAAGAGGCTCTGCGTCTCCAGTTCGCCGCCGACCGCATCGCCCTGGCCGTCGAGTCCGCGCGCCTCGGCGAGCTGGAGCGCCTGCGCCGCGGCTCGCTCTCCTTCCTCGTCGAGGCCTCCGACCTCCTCGCCGGCACCCTGGACCGCGACCAGACCCTGGCGCTCATGGCCCAGATGACGGTCCCGACGCTCGCCACCTGGTGCGCGGTCTACACGATCGCCGACCAGTCCTCCGAGCCCTATCTCTCGTACGTCCTCCATGAGGACGAGGAGCGCATCGACGGTCTGAAGGCGCTCCTCTCCAAGATCGCCCCTCCCGACCCCGTGCCGACCCCGGGAGCCCGCGTCTGGGCCGCTCCCTCGGAGGCCGCCCACCAGGCCGCCCTGCGCACCTCCATGCGCAGCCTCGGCCTCGGTGAGCCCATGAGCCTGGGCTCGGGCATCGGCACGACGCTCTCCACGGCATCCGCGGTGGGCGGCGAGACGGTCGTCCTGCCCCTGGTCGCCCGCAACCGCGTCATCGGCATGCTCACGCTGGGCAAGCCCTCCGACGAACACTTCCGCCAAGAGATCCTGGAATTGGCCGAAGATCTCTCCCGCCGTGCGGCCCTCGCCCTGGACAACGCCCGCCTGTACTCGGAGCGCATGGCCATCAGCCAGTCCCTCCAGCGCAGCCTGCTGCCGCCGGGGCTTCCGCAGATCCCGGGCGTCGAGGTCGAGGTCATCTACCGCGCGGCCGGCGAGGGCAATGAGGTCGGCGGCGACTTCTACGACCTCTTCCCCATCCGGGACGGCGCGTACGGCTTCGCGATCGGCGACGTCTGCGGCACGGGCCCGGAGGCCGCCGCGGTCACGGGTCTGGCCCGCCACGCCCTGCGCCTCCTGGCCCGCGAGGGCTTCGGTGGCCCCGCGGTCCTGGAACGCCTGAACGCCGCGATCCTCGACGAGGGCGCCCGCAGCCGCTTCCTGACCCTGCTCTACGGGGAGTTGTGGCCGCAGGAGGACGGCTCTGCCGTCCTGAAGATCGTCTGCGCCGGCCATCCGCTCCCGCTCCGCCTGCGCCAGGACGGCACGGTCGAGCCGTACGCGGAGCCCCAGCCGCTCCTCGGCGTCATGGAGGACCTGGAGCTCTACGAACAGACGATGACGCTCGACCCGGGCGACGTCCTGCTCTGCGTGACGGACGGGGTCACCGAGCGCCGCGAAGGCACCCGCATGCTCGGCGACGACGGCCTCGCGGACGTCCTCACCACGTGCACCGGCCTCACCGCGGGCGCGGTCGCGGCCCGCATCATGCGTGCCGTCGAACGCTTCGCGACGGACGCCCCGTCGGACGACATGGCGATCCTCGCGATGCGAGTCCCCGGCCTCCAGAAGGACTAA